A window of Bdellovibrio svalbardensis genomic DNA:
GTGCAATACGAACACTGGAATATTGGCAGTTTTTAAGATGGAAGCTGTGTGTTCAAGTGTTTGCAGGAACTGCGTAAAGACCAGGGCGCTTTCGCCGGACTCCACGATCTCTTTCAATGAGTCTAACAAGGCCTCTAATTTTGGAGGAACTTTCTCGTAGCGAACGTTCGGCAAGGCAGCCGGGTCTGAACAAGCCTGACGCAATCTTAAGAGGGCCGTCAACATTTGCAGTTGCACGCTCGCCTCTCCTTGCGCCATGAAGGTCTCTTGAACCTTTTGGTTATAAGACAATGCGATATCGCGATAGATCTCTTTTTGACGTTCTTCAAAGGCAATGCTGACCTTGGTCTCTTGCTTTTCCGGAAGCTGATCGAGAATTTCTTTTTTGGTACGACGAAGCAGCAAAGGTTTGATTTTTAGTTTCAGATCTTCCATCTCTTCGCGGGTTACCATTTCGGTATTTACGAATTGACGACGGAAGTCTTCGATTTTTCCCAAACTGCCAGGCACCAGGATATCCACCAAAGAGTAGAACTCTCCGTAGTGATTTTCCATCGGCGTTCCTGTCAGACAGATTTTAAACTGTGCAGTCAATGACCGAGCGGCGCTGGTTCGCTTGGTTGTTATGTTCTTAAGATTCTGAGCTTCGTCAAAAATCAGGATTTTGAACTTATACTGATTGAGAAAATCTTCATGCTCCATCAAAAGACCGTAGGTCGTAATGACCACCAGCTCTTCTTTTAGATCCAAACGCTTACCGACGGCATCGCGATCTTTGTTTGAAAAGACTGTGAGCGGTATCTTCGGAGTGAACTTTTCCACTTCACTTTGCCAGTTGAATATCAACGACGAAGGTACAACGATCAAGACTTGGCCCATCTCCCCTTTTTCCCGGAGGTCATCCAAGAAGGTCAGGGTTTGAAGGGTTTTACCAAGACCCATATCATCGGCCAGCAAAGCGCCCAAGCGAAGCTTGTAAAGATCTTGCAGCCACAAAACACCTGTCTCTTGATAAGGCTTCAATTCCGCCTTTACTGAGGAAGGAATTTTGAATTCACGGCTCTTTGTTCCCAATTGATCATAGAAAGCGCAAATCTCGTCCCACTCATAGCTGCCACGAATGGCCACACCCGAAGAGCGCAAGGCCAAGAGTTCAAGAATTTGATGGCGCGGAAGACGATAAAACTTATCTCCATTTTCCTTCTTACTGGCTTCGCCTTTTCCTTTTTGCAGTTTCTGCCAAAAGTTTTCAAGACGACGCAAAGAAGGCATTTGTTTGCGCGGAACCAAATAAAGTTTTCCGTTGTACTCGACAACACCATTTCCGCCGAAGCTTCCCATATTGTCTGGATCAATCTCTTCCCCACGCAGGAAGAATCTTGGATTGAGCTCAAACCAATTAAAGAACTTTTCCTGAGCATCGGTTTGAAGAACAAAGTCGATATGAAATTCATCTTCGTTCAGTTCTTGCAAAGGCTGCCCTTTGAAGAAGATCTTAAATCCATAAGGAATCAAAGCCTGCAGGGCTTCGAGGGTCTCATGCATTTGCGAGGCATCTTTACTGGATTTCGGAAAATGGAAAGTACCCTCATTCAAGTGAGTGTCTTTTTCAGCATCGCCAGTCCAAATTTTTGCCAAGAATGAAGTGCGCGACTTCTTGAAAGCTTCACCACCAGAGGACAGAGCCAACTTTTTAAGAAGCTCATAGATCACACGGAACTCACGTTCCACAACACCCTCAAGAACGACTTCGCCCTGCTCTGAATAAAAGGCCTCGCTTTTAGTCAAGGTTTCGAGGGTTTTAGTCACGAAGTCTTCAAAATAGAACAAAACAGACTTCGAGCACAGCTCTGTCAAAGTCATATCTCGAGCTAGCACAACGCCAGTTCCAGAAACCAACAAAGCTTGAATCTTTTCATGCAGAGTTGGGAAAATCTCTTCTTTCTTAACCGGGGTTCCGTCCGTCAAAGTGCCATCAAAATGGAAGGATAGAATCTCCAGCATCAGGTACTGCAACACGCCCAGATTTCTAAGAAGCTTTAGATCCCAGTCTCTTTTTCCCCGAGCCCGGGTAGCAACGTCTTTCGCCTCCGTATTAAGCAAATAGGGAAGGCCTTGGGACAAGGTCTGCAAATAAAGTTCTGCTCTTGGCGTCCAGCCTTTGCGAGCCAGATCCTTTTGTCCCATAACACGTGCGGTCTGCTGCAGGAAGAACTCCCCACCTTCGCTCAATTGAATTTCTGTCTGACTTTGGTGAGCCCCCAAAGTTCTGGATTCACCCGAAAGTTTTACGGGAATGGTTCGACTGCGCAAATATTTTAAAATAATTTTAGATTCCAGTTCACCGGTCACTGTGATTGTCGGCATGGGTTCCGCTCTGAAACTTAAGTCAGAATCCTTTTCTGGAATTCCTGACAAAGTCTCTGTCAGCTGACTCCATTCTCGGAACCAGGGATGAACCAAAATAACGCCTTCTGTTTTCTCCACGGCAAAAGAGTCAAAGAAATACAACGGCTGCTTCCGGAAGCTCATCAACTTAAATTCAGCCTCGAGATCTTTCTTCTCTACAAACTCTACCCGCCAATCAACTTCATTGTTCGGATCAAACTCAATCGACTGCACCCGCATCGCTTTGGTTGGATGATTCTTCGTTTGAACATAGAGCTCGATTTGACCTTGACGCAGACTACGGGCCACATTCGCCAATAACGTTTGAATGATCTCTTCCAGCTCTTTGAGAGCCTGGCTGATAAAATGATTGTCTTTTTGTTGAGTCAAAGGCCACTGTGCAAAAACAGATTCCGGTTTTTTCGGCAATGGCAGCAATTCACGCGGCACCTGTCTTTGCAACGGGTGACGTAAGATCTCGCGGGCACTGATTTGCATACCATTGCTAAAGTTATAGCGCAAAATATTCGCCAAACGCGTCTGCTCATTCACCTCATTGAAATAGTGCTCTGAATAAGCTGTCAGCTTACGACGGAAAACTTCCGGCATATTCCAAAGCTGCGGCGAAAGAAGCTGCATGGTATTGGTGACTTCATGGGCTTTGTATTTGCTAAAATTGATGTCCAGTAAAGTTCCTAAAGGTGCTCCCTTTAAAAGGGGCGCATCTTCAAGAAACAGGCTTATCGAATCCAATTTCGTGCCGGCCAAAGACGCAAAGGGGTCTTCGTCATCCTCCTGCGGTGGAGCAACTTCACGCTCTTTCAATTTTTTAGAAAGTTCTGCCAATTTGTGATTGGCAATTTGCGAGGTTTCCAACGTCATTGCCTGCCACAACAAAATAAAAGAACCCCATTGATGTTCACAGGTGTCACGAGACGTGTCAGAGGTTCCGCAGTGCTCGCAACGAAAATGAACTGCGCCATTCCCCGCCTGCTCAGAAACTTCCACCAGCACACCCTTGGAAGCGCTTTTATCATTCCAGAAAATTTTTAATTGTAAATTGGGGGTCGCTGGAAGCAGCTCGTAACCCTCAAAGGCACCATCTTCAATCAATGCCATGGCATCTTCGTATGGATAGCGTTCGCCAAGAGGAACTCTTTCGCTAGGGTTACGAAGTTGGGAAACATTTAAAAGCGTCATAGGGGCAAGAAACACTATTTTGTCCTTTGAGAACCATTAAAAAGGCATCAGTTAGTATCGGCTACATCTGCTAAATTGTCACTATAAGAGAGACCTTTCCCTCAGAAATGAGAAAAGCGGACGATTTCCAGTCTCCAAGTGGCAAAATAAACTGGATTGGAAATTAAAGGGTGTGTTTCCGCGGCCTCTTCTGCTATGCTGTCCAGTCGCCTCGCGATCATTCTCTTGTTGAGCAAATACTGCCATTTCCCAGTGGCAAAACCCAAAATCAATCCCTTCAACGAACCAGTGACGGACCATCACTTCACAACTTCATTTTGTTGCATTACACTCTTCACCAGCTTTACAGACAACTGCCCCTACGGAGAAAATTCAGATATGTCTAGACTGGAAAATAAACTCATGGCATTTCCCGGACACCTCACCGTAGCTTCACTTTGCGGAGCCTTTTCACTTCTTATTGGCAGCCTTGCCTTAATTGGTTGGTCATTTGATATATCCCTTCTCAAGACAGTCCACCCCCAATTTGTTGCGATGAAAGCGAACACAGCCGCGTGCCTCGCACTTCTCGGGCTAAGCATTCTGTTTTTATCTGGGCGAGAATCTAAATATTTTTATAGACTTTTTGCTCGGTGTTTCTTGAGCATCACGTTATTCATCGGCCTGCTTACAATTGTAGAATATGTCGGAGGATACAATTTCGGAATCGATGAACTCTTCTTTAAAGATCAGGGCGAAGCTGTCTTAACGATTTTTCCAGGGCGAATGGCCGTTGTCGCGGCTTCTTGCTTTGTCCTTCTATCTGGAAGTCTGCTGCTTCTTTCAATTAAAACTCTTTCAGCACGCGAACGCAACTTTATAGACATAGGAGCCTTCGCCACCATTGCATTGCTGGTTCCGTCAATCCTGGGATATATCTTAGGCCTTCAACGAAACACATCCTTCTATCCCTATGCACAAATCGCACTTCACACTGCATTTGCTTTACTTCTGTGTGCCGTTGGCATCATTGCTCTAAACTCACTGGGTTTTGTTCATCAAGTCGCAACCTCAAAAACGATTGGCGGAAGAAACTTTAGGACCCTCACTCCTGCCCTGATCTTAGCTTTAGTGACTGCCAAGTTTTTGATCTCCTATGGAGAAGTACATGGATATTACGACTCAAAATTCTCACAAACTCTTTTTATCTCGACTGCCATTTTTGAAATTGTTGCCATTTCTTTACTGCAGTTCTTTTCCCTCAACAAACTCAATTCAGAAATCATTGAGTCGGACCGCAAGGCGCAAAGCGCCGAAGCCAGGTTAAAATACAACGAAACCATTGCGGAGTACGCAATTTGGAACAATGCGATTTTGGAAAACGCAAACTCGTCTATTATTTCTTCGGATCCAAATGGGGTCATTCGCACATTTAACAAAAAAGCCGAGCAACTATTGGGGTATCAGCGGGACGAAATGATCGGCAAAAAAACTCCAGAAATTATTCATGATCCACAAGAAGTTGTTGAATATGCCAAGACCCTGAGCAGTCGCCTTGGTCGAGAAATCTCTCCTGGCTTTGAAGCTTTCGTAGCCATGGCGCGAGAAGATGGCGCCGACGAGCGCGAATGGACTTATATCCGCAAAGATGGAACCACATTACCAGTCTTTTTATCCGTAACTGCGGTTAAAAATCAAAAGAATGAAATCATCGGCTATCTGGGGATTGCCAATGACATTTCAGAGAAGAAAGAAGTGGATAGAAAACTACGAACAGCTCTGAGCGATGCAAATGCTTCCTTAAAAGCAAAAGACATCTTTTTGGCCAACATGAGCCATGAGATTCGCACACCGATGAACGGTATAATTGGCATGTCAGATCTTCTGCTCGAAACACCTCTTAGTGACGAACAAAGTAAATACGTCCATGTCATTCAAAAGTCCGGCGATCAACTTCTAGGTGTTATCAATGATATTTTAGACTTTTCCAAAATTCAGTCTGGGGGGTTCTCTCTGGACTTACACCCCTTCAGTCTTGTCGAACTGCTTGAGAATCAAATGGAAATGTTTAAGGCCCGGGCTAATGAAAAAGGTCTTTCTCT
This region includes:
- a CDS encoding DEAD/DEAH box helicase, with product MTLLNVSQLRNPSERVPLGERYPYEDAMALIEDGAFEGYELLPATPNLQLKIFWNDKSASKGVLVEVSEQAGNGAVHFRCEHCGTSDTSRDTCEHQWGSFILLWQAMTLETSQIANHKLAELSKKLKEREVAPPQEDDEDPFASLAGTKLDSISLFLEDAPLLKGAPLGTLLDINFSKYKAHEVTNTMQLLSPQLWNMPEVFRRKLTAYSEHYFNEVNEQTRLANILRYNFSNGMQISAREILRHPLQRQVPRELLPLPKKPESVFAQWPLTQQKDNHFISQALKELEEIIQTLLANVARSLRQGQIELYVQTKNHPTKAMRVQSIEFDPNNEVDWRVEFVEKKDLEAEFKLMSFRKQPLYFFDSFAVEKTEGVILVHPWFREWSQLTETLSGIPEKDSDLSFRAEPMPTITVTGELESKIILKYLRSRTIPVKLSGESRTLGAHQSQTEIQLSEGGEFFLQQTARVMGQKDLARKGWTPRAELYLQTLSQGLPYLLNTEAKDVATRARGKRDWDLKLLRNLGVLQYLMLEILSFHFDGTLTDGTPVKKEEIFPTLHEKIQALLVSGTGVVLARDMTLTELCSKSVLFYFEDFVTKTLETLTKSEAFYSEQGEVVLEGVVEREFRVIYELLKKLALSSGGEAFKKSRTSFLAKIWTGDAEKDTHLNEGTFHFPKSSKDASQMHETLEALQALIPYGFKIFFKGQPLQELNEDEFHIDFVLQTDAQEKFFNWFELNPRFFLRGEEIDPDNMGSFGGNGVVEYNGKLYLVPRKQMPSLRRLENFWQKLQKGKGEASKKENGDKFYRLPRHQILELLALRSSGVAIRGSYEWDEICAFYDQLGTKSREFKIPSSVKAELKPYQETGVLWLQDLYKLRLGALLADDMGLGKTLQTLTFLDDLREKGEMGQVLIVVPSSLIFNWQSEVEKFTPKIPLTVFSNKDRDAVGKRLDLKEELVVITTYGLLMEHEDFLNQYKFKILIFDEAQNLKNITTKRTSAARSLTAQFKICLTGTPMENHYGEFYSLVDILVPGSLGKIEDFRRQFVNTEMVTREEMEDLKLKIKPLLLRRTKKEILDQLPEKQETKVSIAFEERQKEIYRDIALSYNQKVQETFMAQGEASVQLQMLTALLRLRQACSDPAALPNVRYEKVPPKLEALLDSLKEIVESGESALVFTQFLQTLEHTASILKTANIPVFVLHGGVPTKQRQKILSDFNKVQGGAVLVMTLKTGGVGLNLTKASYVFHLEPWWNPSVENQATDRAHRLGQSKAVQVFRYIMHESLEEKIEILKDRKDRKFQTLFANTEKDVEIGTGSAALSKADFDLLLGLK
- a CDS encoding hybrid sensor histidine kinase/response regulator, producing the protein MSITLFIGLLTIVEYVGGYNFGIDELFFKDQGEAVLTIFPGRMAVVAASCFVLLSGSLLLLSIKTLSARERNFIDIGAFATIALLVPSILGYILGLQRNTSFYPYAQIALHTAFALLLCAVGIIALNSLGFVHQVATSKTIGGRNFRTLTPALILALVTAKFLISYGEVHGYYDSKFSQTLFISTAIFEIVAISLLQFFSLNKLNSEIIESDRKAQSAEARLKYNETIAEYAIWNNAILENANSSIISSDPNGVIRTFNKKAEQLLGYQRDEMIGKKTPEIIHDPQEVVEYAKTLSSRLGREISPGFEAFVAMAREDGADEREWTYIRKDGTTLPVFLSVTAVKNQKNEIIGYLGIANDISEKKEVDRKLRTALSDANASLKAKDIFLANMSHEIRTPMNGIIGMSDLLLETPLSDEQSKYVHVIQKSGDQLLGVINDILDFSKIQSGGFSLDLHPFSLVELLENQMEMFKARANEKGLSLMSYIDSNVPNKLIGDSFRIAQVITNLVGNAIKFTQRGGVTLFVETLDSGSSVCDLKISVVDTGIGISSLDMTKLFSPFIQADNSTSRHFGGTGLGLSISKSLVQLMNGEIGLKSEEKMGSTFWVRLKLSPAEDQDQTALENDFASLQYKKILVVDDDPLANLVLEKYLSSWGFQVITTLNVSEALAELQLAVDQRSPFSVAIIDKRLSEMDGLDLARMIKSNLELASTPLILMTAHNKSGLKEEALRTYFSDVLIKPFRRSELQKALKQLLLADKTKKPLSVSQVLPANNSKDEQTKLGRILVAEDNQVNQLVTRTLLEQLQYSVLVVSNGNEALKEVFSEHFDLVFMDCQMPDLDGYQTTVRIRKAEAGTGRHIPIVALTANAMEQDREMCVKSGMDDYLAKPVKKVVLEAMLKKWLRTATSINPSPGLDRES